One Candidatus Eisenbacteria bacterium genomic window, TCTTCCCGCTCACCCTTCGGCCCACGGACGCCGAACCCCTCGACGCCCAAGTCGTCCGGCACGCCCGGGATCATCTGGGTGAGCGCATCGAAGGGGCGGTGCTCGATTACGCGGTTCCTCCCGAAGAGGTTTGGCGCCCCGGCGACGACGCGGTCCCCGCGCTCGTCTTCGCGGCGCGGCGCGATCTGGTCGACGGCCTCCTCGACCGCCTGGAGCGCATCGGCCTCCGGGCGGACCGCGTGGTGACGCCGGCCTGCGCGCTCGCCCCGCACGTGGACGGAGCGGCCTCCGGTGTCCGCCATCTACTGATCGCCACCGGCGAGGAAGCGACTTCCGTCTCGGTCGTCGAGAACGGCCACGTTCTCCTCGAAAGGATGCTCCCCTGGGGATTCCGCAGCCTCGTGGAGAGGCTCCGCGGCGAGCTGGAACTGGACGACGCGCAGAGCCGCCTCCTGCTCACCGCCGGGCCGGGACCGATCGCCGGGCAAGACGACGACGAGGAGGACGCCGGTCCGGACGGGGCGATGAAGGGCGCCCTCCGCCAGGTCCTCGAGCCGGAGTATCAGGAACTGGCCCAGGAAGCCTCGGGTTGTCTCGGCTACGCCAACTCCTTCTTCCGTCCCGCCGGAACCGCGGCGGCGATTCTGACCGGTCCTCTGGCGGAGAGCGCCCCGCTCCGGCTCTTCCTCGAGGAGGGGTTGGGAATGCCGGTGCTCGGTCCGAGCGAGGGGTTGCGGCTGCCCGGTTTCCGCGGATCGGGAACGGCGGCCGCCTTCGCCACCGCGGCGGGCTGCGCCCTTTGGCCCGGGGAGAACGGGCGATGACGCGCATCGACCTGATCCCGCCGGAGACCCTCACGGCTCGCGGAATCAATCGTCGGCTCCGCGTTTGGGGGAAGCGGCTCGGCCTTCTCGCGGTCGCCGCGACGGCGCTTCTGATCGGGATGGTGCACGCCGCCGCCGGCGAGGAGGCGCGGCTCCTGAAACTGACCGGGCGGTACTCCCTCCTTCAAGAGCGCGTGCAACGCGCCGAGAGCCTCATAGCCGAGCGGGACCGCCTCGCCCGATACCGCGAGGTGATCGACCGGATCCGAGGGGACCGGACCGCCGTCGGGTACCTGGTCAAGATGGGGGAGACGCTCACGCCGGACGCCTATCTGAGCGGCATGCAGATGAACCTTTGTCCCTATAACGATTCCCGAATTTGGGGCGGGCTGACCGACAAGGGGTGCTCCGCCCATCTTCGTATCGAGGGTCTGGCGCGGGGTCACCGCGAGGTGGGCATGGTGATCCGGCAGATGGCGCTCTCCGGCGAGTTCGGTTCGGTCTCCCTCGTCTCGGTCTTGGAGAAAGAGGGATCCTCCGACGGAAACGTGGAGTTCGAAATCGTTTGCGCGCTCGATCCGGGCGGCGGCGAGCAATAGAGGTATAAAGTGTTTAAGGATCCGAAACAGGTGGACCTTTTCGGCGGGCTGCTCGCGGCGGCGATGATCGCCGGCGCCGCCTTTCTGTTTTCGGTCCGCGCGGTGAAGCCCTACATCCAAACCCGCGCCGAACTGGGCTCCTTCGAGGAGGCGGTGCAGATCCTCTCCGACGCGGAGGGGAGCGTGGATCGGCTCGACGCCGAGATCCGGCGCGTGGGGGCCGAGATCGCCGCGAGTGAGGCCCTCCTCCCGCGGGACCTGAACCTGGATTCCTTTTTGGAGCAACTCGGCGACCTGGCCGCGTCCACCGGAACGCGGATCGAGAAACTGACCCCCTTCGGCGTGGAGGAATACCGGCTTTATCGCGCCCTCCCGTTGGAGGTGACCGTCTCCGGTTCCTTCCTCGCGATCTACGAATTTCTGGACCGGGTGGAGAACGGGGCCCGTCTCAGCCGGATCGAGGAACTGAAGATGCGGGGACGGCGGAGCGAAGGCGAATGCGAGGCGGAGATGAGGCTCGCCCTCTACTTCGCTCACGAGGAGATGAACTGATCATGGCGGGAAGCGGCGGCAAATCGGCGCTCCGGGCGATCGGCGGGCGGCCGATGCTCGTCGGCGCGGCGGCGGCGGCGGCGGTGTTCGCCCTGACCCTCGTGCCGCTCCGCAAGGAGGCGTCGCTCCGCGCGAACCCGGCCGAGGATGCTCAGACCACGTACCTTTCGCTCCTCGATCGAATCGGCGCCTCCGAGGCGGGACCGCTGGCGGAGGGGAAAACCGGGCCCGGCGTCTCCGAGATCGTGGGTCCCGAGGCGCCGGCGGATCGACTCGACAGGGACCTCTTCGCGCCCGCGCGCCGCGGCTCCTATCGTGCCGACGCGGCGGAGAACGCGGCGACTCCGTCGGCCCCCCGGCGACCGGCGCGCCCGCGCTCGCCGGTGCTCTCGGCGATCTGGATCGACGGCCCCAGCCGGCAGGCGATCCTGAACGGTCGGCCGATGGCGGAGGGGGAGGAATTCGACGGATACCGGGTGATCCGTATCGGTCGGGACGGCGTGATTCTGGAACGGGACGGCGCGGAGCTGCGCCTGCCATGGGGAGAAGAGTCGTGAAGACGTTGACCGGACCTCGAAAACGGTACGCCGTCCGGATCGCCTTGGCGGCGCTCCTGGCCGGTTTCGCGCCCGCGGCGATCGCGGCGGACGCCGCGCCGCTGGACGATTCGCCGCCGGCGATGCGGGCCCGCTCGCAAGCATCCGTGGAAGTGGCGTTGGAGGTCGAGGCGGCGGCGGCGGATTCCGCGGAAGCCGCTGGCGGAGCGCCCGCCCTTCCGGACGAGACGGCCGTGGCGGATACATCTCCGGAGGAAGGGGATGGAGGCGAAACCGTCGCGGAGATGCCCCCGCTCCCGGACGAACCGGAGGCGGTCACCCTCTCCGCGAAGGACCTGGATCTCCGCGACCTTCTCAGCATGTTCTCCCGCTCCCGGGGAGTGAACATCGTCAGCGCCGGCGAGGTGACCAGCCGGGTCTCCATCGACCTGCACGAGGTCCCTTTCGATCAGGCGCTCCGCGCGGTCGTCGGCGCCGCCGGCTATCAGCTGACGCACCGCGCCGGTATTTATTACGTGCGCCGCCCCTCCGAGGAAGACGACGGCGCGTCGTTGCTTCGGGACATCCGCACCTATCGCCTCGACTACTCCACGCCGGTGAACCTCATGCCGATTTTGGAGGAGATGCTCTCGCCGATCGGAAAGGTGACCGCCTACGAACCGCTCCGCACGATCGTCGTGGAGGACAGCCCGGAAGTGTTGGACCGCGTGGGCGTTGTGATCGACGATCTGGACCGGGCGCCGCGGCAGGTGCTGATCGAGGCGCGGATCATCGAGGCGCGCCTCTCCAATGACATAAGCGTCGGCATCGACTGGTCGACTCTGTTCTCCCGCGGCAAGGGGAGCGGAAGCGCCGTCGCGGAAGGTTTCGCCGCGCCCGCGGGTTCCGGCACGGAGGGGCTCTTCCTCACCTGGGGGGAGGGGGACTTCACCGCCGCCCTGCAGGGGCTCGAGGGGATCGACGAGCTGAACACCCTCGCCGCGCCCCGTCTTCTCGCCCTCGACGGCAGGGAGGCGGAGATCATCATCGGCGGCGAACTCGGCTTCTCGGTGGTGACCGTGGTGGACAACACGGTGATCCAGTCGGTGCAGTTCCTCGACACGGGAACGCAGCTCAAGTTCACGCCGGTCATCACGGGGGACGGCCACATCCTGATGACGATTCATCCCGAGCTTTCGGACGGCGTGATCGACGAGGGGCTCCCGAGCAAGACCACCGCAGAGGTGACCACGAACGTGCTGATCGGCGACGGACAGACGCTGCTGATCGGCGGCCTGATTCGCGAGCGGGAGGAGTACACCCAGTCGGGTATCCCGTTGCTGAAGCGGATCCCCCTGCTCGGGCTTCTCTTCGGCAAGACCACCCGGTCGACGCAGAAGACGGAGCTGATCACGCTGATCACCCCGCACATCCTCGCGCCGGGGGAGACGATCGTGAAATAGGTGCGGCCGCGCCGCCGGATGGAAGAGCGAGAGGGGCGCTCCGCCGGGGCGTCCCTCTTTTCGTTCGGAGCGCGAAGGCGCGCCCGAATTTTTAATCCGCGAAATAATAGCGAAGGGACGCCGCGATCGATACGCCGCCGTAGTCGACGGACAGTGCGGTGCCGTCGACCGCGAGGGCATCGCGCCCGCCGATCTCCAGGCGATTCACGCGGGCGTAGCGGTACCACGCCGAGGGGACGAGAAAGATACCGCCGGTGAGGGGGAACTCGCCGTACACATAGAAGTGCGCGACCGGGCCCGCCCCCCGGGTTTCGCCGCTGATGCCTTGGATGCCCAAACCGTTCAGGTCCGCCTCGCCGGCGGAATAGACGAAGCCGCCGCCCAGCCCCGCGCCGAACAGGGCGCGGCCGTCGGGGGAGCGGCGGATTTCCAGCGAGCCGGTGATCGCGTGGGCGCCCATGTCGAAGGCGATCGATCCCGCCGCGTCGGCCGCCTTGGTGCGGGCGAAGATTCTCTCCCAGCGGAAAACGATCGCCGTGCCCGGCGAAGTGACCATGCCGAGCTCGGCGCTCAACCCCCTGCCGTGAATGATCTCGTCGAACGAGCCTTCGACGCTCTCGTCGATGTCGCGTATACGATCGTTCACGTCGTCCATGGCGAGTGTGCCGTAACGGGCGCCGATCCCGACGAAGGGAAAGGACGAGGCGCGGGGCGCCGTCGTTCCGGCGAGCAGGAGGGCGGCGAGGACGAGCGTCGCGGACCTCATCCCAGAATCGGCCTGTAGATCGACGCCGCCACGGCGCCGACCGCCATGTTCTCGATCACGCCCCCGGCGAGCCAGCCGCCGGCGATCGCGTTCGGGATCGGCATGCTCGCCCAGAAGCCGGCGGTGACCGGCACGCCGATCAGGAGCCCCATGTAGAGCCCGAAGCGGATTCCCTCGGCGATCCCCCGCCCCTCGTATCCTTTAGTGAACACGAAGACGAAGAAGAAAGAGTAGAAGAGGGTGCCGAGCCACATCACCATGGCGTAGCGGCCCATCTCCGCCTCGGGCCGCCAGAGCGGGAGGGACGCCTTGTAGGCGGACTCCAGAAAGACGCCGTGCAACAGCCAATCCAGGATCATGTAGACGATAAAAACCGCCACGCCGGCGGGCAGGATTCCTCGTGGTCGCATCGTTCACCTCCGATCGGTAGGGTCCGTCCTCAGGAAATGCGTTATTCGGGGCGATCTGTCAAGGGTGGAGAGAGGGGTTCGCCGTCGGTTCCGGATTCTCTTTTCACGAGGAAAGCGAGAAGGTGTCCGGTGTCGAGAGAGTCGGTATCGGAATCATTCTTCCCCTTCCCCCGCCGGCTCTCCCTTCAGAGTAACTCTCCGCTCGCGCTTTCTTCCCTTGCCGCGCCGAGTCCCACGCGGAGTAGATTCGCGCGGATCATATCGCGCCGCCGCGGAGGCGTCTCCCTTAGGATCCGGCGCGCGAAGGCGCGGAGGCTTTCCTCCCCGGACGGGCAGACAGGCGGCGGGGGCGGGAAGCCCGACGCCCGCGCAAAGCTCGCGATCTCCTTCTCCGCGATATAGACGAGCGGGCGGATGATCCGCATCCGGCCTCCAAAGTAATCGCGCGCCGGCGCCATCCCCTCGACGCGCCCGTGAAAGAGGAGATTGGTGAGGACCGTCTCCGCCACGTCGTCGGCGTGGTGGCCGAGGGCGACCACGTCGCAGCCGAGCCGTTCGGCGGCGAGGAAGAGGGTGTGCCTGCGGATATGGGCGCAGCGCGCGCACCCCAGGGGGAGAGGCTCGCCTATGGGGATCGCCGGCGCCGGCACGTCGCGTTCGTACCCCCACTCCGAGAGACGGCGGAGAAGCGGTTCATGGGGGGGCGTCTCCGCGCCGCGGGCGTCGCAGGGAACGTGAATCGCCGCCAGATCGTAGCTCTCCGGCGCGCTCCGCCGCCT contains:
- a CDS encoding PilN domain-containing protein gives rise to the protein MTRIDLIPPETLTARGINRRLRVWGKRLGLLAVAATALLIGMVHAAAGEEARLLKLTGRYSLLQERVQRAESLIAERDRLARYREVIDRIRGDRTAVGYLVKMGETLTPDAYLSGMQMNLCPYNDSRIWGGLTDKGCSAHLRIEGLARGHREVGMVIRQMALSGEFGSVSLVSVLEKEGSSDGNVEFEIVCALDPGGGEQ
- the pilO gene encoding type 4a pilus biogenesis protein PilO — encoded protein: MFKDPKQVDLFGGLLAAAMIAGAAFLFSVRAVKPYIQTRAELGSFEEAVQILSDAEGSVDRLDAEIRRVGAEIAASEALLPRDLNLDSFLEQLGDLAASTGTRIEKLTPFGVEEYRLYRALPLEVTVSGSFLAIYEFLDRVENGARLSRIEELKMRGRRSEGECEAEMRLALYFAHEEMN